A single Rhinolophus ferrumequinum isolate MPI-CBG mRhiFer1 chromosome 12, mRhiFer1_v1.p, whole genome shotgun sequence DNA region contains:
- the CARD19 gene encoding caspase recruitment domain-containing protein 19 isoform X2: protein MTEQTYCDRLVQDTPFLMGPGRLSEQQVDRIILQLNRYYPQILSNKDAEKFRNPKASLRVRLCDLLGHLQRSTERDCQEFYRALYIHAQPLHSRLPSRHTLRPVAFLACLGLAAGLALLIYCCPPDPKVLPGARRVLGFSPLIIDRHVSRFLLAFLTDDLGGL from the exons AGCAGACCTACTGTGACCGCCTGGTCCAGGACACGCCTTTCCTGATGGGCCCCGGGCGCCTGAGCGAGCAGCAGGTGGACAGGATCATCCTCCAGCTGAACCGCTACTACCCCCAGATCCTCAGCAACAAGGACGCCGAGAAG TTCCGGAACCCCAAGGCATCCTTGCGCGTGAGGCTCTGTGACCTACTGGGCCACCTGCAGCGGAGCACCGAGCGGGATTGCCAGGAATTCTACCGCGCCCTGTACATCCACGCTCAGCCCCTGCATAGCCGCTTGCCCAGCCGGCACACCCTGC GACCCGTGGCCTTCCTGGCCTGTCTTGGCCTGGCTGCGGGGCTGGCCCTCCTCATCTATTGCTGCCCTCCAG ACCCCAAGGTGCTGCCGGGGGCCCGGCGTGTCCTGGGCTTCTCCCCACTCATCATAGACAGGCACGTCAGCCGCTTCCTGCTGGCCTTTCTGACAGACGACCTGGGGGGCCTCTGA
- the CARD19 gene encoding caspase recruitment domain-containing protein 19 isoform X1, with translation MTEQTYCDRLVQDTPFLMGPGRLSEQQVDRIILQLNRYYPQILSNKDAEKFRNPKASLRVRLCDLLGHLQRSTERDCQEFYRALYIHAQPLHSRLPSRHTLQNSDCTELDSGTASRGLSDRGPVAFLACLGLAAGLALLIYCCPPDPKVLPGARRVLGFSPLIIDRHVSRFLLAFLTDDLGGL, from the exons AGCAGACCTACTGTGACCGCCTGGTCCAGGACACGCCTTTCCTGATGGGCCCCGGGCGCCTGAGCGAGCAGCAGGTGGACAGGATCATCCTCCAGCTGAACCGCTACTACCCCCAGATCCTCAGCAACAAGGACGCCGAGAAG TTCCGGAACCCCAAGGCATCCTTGCGCGTGAGGCTCTGTGACCTACTGGGCCACCTGCAGCGGAGCACCGAGCGGGATTGCCAGGAATTCTACCGCGCCCTGTACATCCACGCTCAGCCCCTGCATAGCCGCTTGCCCAGCCGGCACACCCTGC AGAACTCAGATTGCACAGAGCTAGACTCAGGCACCGCGAGCCGAGGGCTCAGTGACAGGG GACCCGTGGCCTTCCTGGCCTGTCTTGGCCTGGCTGCGGGGCTGGCCCTCCTCATCTATTGCTGCCCTCCAG ACCCCAAGGTGCTGCCGGGGGCCCGGCGTGTCCTGGGCTTCTCCCCACTCATCATAGACAGGCACGTCAGCCGCTTCCTGCTGGCCTTTCTGACAGACGACCTGGGGGGCCTCTGA